Genomic segment of Candidatus Cloacimonadota bacterium:
CCACCTTGCCTAAGGCGGGTTGGCTGATGGCGGTGATGATGCCTTCGTTGAATTCAAACTGAAATTCTGTCGTGTTAACTTCTTTGGGATTAACGAAATAATCCAAACTTGGAGGCCATTCATCAAAGAAATCCTGCTGTTTGTAATCCAAGGCCTCTCGCGTGATATAATCAAATTTTGGCAAGATGGCGCGCACTGCCTGCTCCGCTTTTTCCAGCTTTTTCTTTTCCGCGATGGCGTCCAATTCCGCCTGACTGGGGCCATCGTCCGCATTGACCAAGGTTTCGTCTTCCTCAACCCAATCCGTTTTCCTGCCAAAAATATCCAGTTCCCCCTCCAGGTAATATTTGGTCAAAAAACCTGCTGGAATCGCCAAAACGCAGAGTAGCAAGATGATGAGGAAAGCGCGCAGGCCTTTGGACATCTTTTTGCGTTTTGGAACAGGGATGACAATTGGATTTTGGGAAGGCATCGGCAAAGGTGTTATCGGTTCCGGTTGCACAACACGGACAGAGCTCAAGTCTCCAGAATCCAATATCTTAATGGCTTCGGAAGCGCTTGGTCGCAGGGCGGGGTCTTTAGCCGTGAGCGCGTGCATCAGCTTCACAATGAGGTCAGACATAAATGGATAAAAATCCCGCGGATTCGGCAAAGCCTGTTCCACAATCGCTTTTTCAATCTGGAAATTGCTTTCGGCTTCCGTGTCGAAAGGCAGGCGTCCCGTCAAAAGCTCAAACAGCAGTACTCCAGCGGAATAGATGTCAGAACGTGAATCCACTTCGCGGGGAGTTTCAACCTGTTCCGGACTCATGTAGAAAACGGTTCCCACGCGCGAACCGGTCTGGGTGAGGTGCGGGTCTTCCAAAAGCCGCGCCACGCCGAAATCCAACACCTTCAGCTCGTCGTTTTCATCAATCATGATGTTGGAAGGCTTGATGTCGCGATGAACAACCCCTTGCTCGTGAGCGTATTCCAGAGCGGAAAGAATCTGGCGGAATATCACACGGGTGCGCTGTTCGGGAACGGGTCCGGTGTTCCGAATCAATTCCCGCAAAGTCTTTCCCGGCGCGAATTCCATCACCATGAAATAGCCATCCTCTTCGTTGAAAAAACTGAGCAGGCTCACGATGTTGGGATGCTTCATCTTTGCCTGAATGCGGGCTTCTTCGATGAAACGCTGGCGGAATTGTTCCTGATGGGTGATGCTGGGATTCAGCATTTTGATGGCGACTTTGCGGGCTAACAGCTCTTCTTCCGCCAAAAAAACCTTGCCCATGCCGCCTTCTCCCAGGTGGTCCAAAATGCGGTAGCTGCGAATGATGTCGCCCGGATTCAGAATCATTTCAGGACGCGGCCTCCCTTGCGCGTGGGCACGGATTCTGCCAAGGAAAGTTTGATGTGGTTCAGCGATTCATAAATCTCTTCGATTTTCCGGATGGCTGTTTCATAGTTTTGGCGTGGCGCTTCCAGGGAATTATCCACCCTGGGTTTGTCGTCTTCGGTTTTTGTGCTGTCTCGCTTTACGCCTGCCAATTCTTCCAGGACTTCGATCCCTTTTTTCACGGTTTCCTCAATTTTCTTGGGCGCCACCAGTGAAGCTTCCGCCAAGTTCAGTTCCAGTTTTGCCTGTCTGAGCCTCTCTTCCGCTTC
This window contains:
- a CDS encoding serine/threonine protein kinase, which translates into the protein MILNPGDIIRSYRILDHLGEGGMGKVFLAEEELLARKVAIKMLNPSITHQEQFRQRFIEEARIQAKMKHPNIVSLLSFFNEEDGYFMVMEFAPGKTLRELIRNTGPVPEQRTRVIFRQILSALEYAHEQGVVHRDIKPSNIMIDENDELKVLDFGVARLLEDPHLTQTGSRVGTVFYMSPEQVETPREVDSRSDIYSAGVLLFELLTGRLPFDTEAESNFQIEKAIVEQALPNPRDFYPFMSDLIVKLMHALTAKDPALRPSASEAIKILDSGDLSSVRVVQPEPITPLPMPSQNPIVIPVPKRKKMSKGLRAFLIILLLCVLAIPAGFLTKYYLEGELDIFGRKTDWVEEDETLVNADDGPSQAELDAIAEKKKLEKAEQAVRAILPKFDYITREALDYKQQDFFDEWPPSLDYFVNPKEVNTTEFQFEFNEGIITAISQPALGKVGAKISYSIDSERFEIKDPDPGLAPRINPAWLQ